In the Candidatus Cloacimonas sp. genome, ATTTTCATCTATTAGATCCCTGGCTGTTTGCCTGGCTTTTGGATCGCCCTGTATAATTTGCAGATAGTCTATAATTACTACGGGCTTTGTTTGGTATGCTTTTATATAGTCTTCTACCTCTTGTATTATAGTGTTTATGTTTGTTTCATAATTGCCCTGTATAATATTTATTCGGTCTTCTACCCTTTTTGTATAAACTTCAGCCGCTTTTATAACTTCCTGCGTTATCCTGCCGCTTCTTATGTCAAGGCTTGTTATATTGGTTTGTGGGTTTGCCTGCGCCGTTATTCTTGCTATGCTTTTGCTGGCTAATTCAAAGCGGCTTTGCTCCATGCTAAAATATATAATATGCTCCCCGGCTGCGGCTAATTGATCCGCTAACTGTAATATAAAGGTTGTTTTTCCCAGGCTGGGGATCGCCCCTAAAACATAAAGCCCCGGATATACCCCGCCCGCCTTTGCGTCAAGGTTTGCAAAGCCTGTTTTTTTATCTCTAAAGGGCTTATAGGCTTCTATATCCTTGTAAAATTGCCCGTTAATATATTTCGTTATGCTGTTTTTATAATCCGGCTTTGTGTCCGCTGTGTCCTGTGTGTTTTCTGTGGCTATTGTTTCCGGTATTGGTAGCGCTGCCGCCGCTGTTTCCGCTTCCGCTATAGCCTGTATAAATAAAGCTTTGTTTTCTATAAGCGCCTGGTTTGCGTCTTTGGCTTCGCCGGTTATGTTTGCCCTGGCGTGTCTGATCCCTCGGGCTGTTAGTCCTTGCTGCAACTCTGCCGCTGCCTTTTCGCCTGGTTTGTCATTGTCAAGCGCTATTATAAGCGGCTGCGCCGGTCTATGTTTGTCTAATTCCCTTAATAGCCGCCCGGTGTTTGTGGTGCTTCCCAGGGCTATAGCTTCCCCGCCTGCGGTTATTACGCTTAAAGCGTCTATTTCGCCTTCCGTTATTATTACCGGCTTTGTAGCTTCATAGACAGCCTTTATATTATATATTGGGCTGCCGCCGGTCTTCCGGTAGCGGTTGCCTTCCGCTGCTTTTGTGTCTATGTTCCTGGCGTTGTAGCTGCCCTTCCCTGTTGGTATTATGATAGCCTTCCAGGTGGCGGGCTGGTTTTTTCCGTCTTCCTGTGTGTTCCATGTGCTATAGTTTGGATCATACCCCAGCTTAAAGCGGTCTATAACTGCTTCCGATATACCCCGCCCGGTTAGATATTCGATTTCTTTTATGTGGCTATGCGCCTGTAAATAATATTCTGTATAGTCTTTTTCATCTTTGCCCTTTTCGTTGTCTGTGTTGCCCTGTGTGGCGTTTTCTGCCCCCGGTGCGTGTGTTTGGGCTTTTTGGGCTTTATCGTCTATATGGGGCGTTTTTGTGGATATTTTGGCGGGTGTGTCTACTATATGCAGTATTTCGCCCGCTCGCTTAAAAGCGGCTTTTTTATCTATTTTTTCGTATTCCGCTATAAGGTCTACTGTGTCAAGGCTTGTTACCCCGCAACTAAAGCAGCTGTAGCGGTTTGTTTTCCGGTCTATACTTCCGGCTGGTGTGCCTTTTTTGTGGCTTCCGCTGCCGCATAGCGGGCAGATCCAGCCCCCGCCCTTCTTTGTGGTTATGATTGCTAAATATTCCGGTAGCCTTGCCTTTACCTCTGCTATTTGGTCTTCCGTCATTCTTTTTGCTCCCCTTTATATGATATAATTCTGTTGAATTTGTGCGCTATTTGTGCTAATATATACCCGTGGGGCAGTCATTCGCCCCGCTCCCGGCGGTGGTTTGGTCTGTTAT is a window encoding:
- a CDS encoding DnaB-like helicase C-terminal domain-containing protein, with product MTEDQIAEVKARLPEYLAIITTKKGGGWICPLCGSGSHKKGTPAGSIDRKTNRYSCFSCGVTSLDTVDLIAEYEKIDKKAAFKRAGEILHIVDTPAKISTKTPHIDDKAQKAQTHAPGAENATQGNTDNEKGKDEKDYTEYYLQAHSHIKEIEYLTGRGISEAVIDRFKLGYDPNYSTWNTQEDGKNQPATWKAIIIPTGKGSYNARNIDTKAAEGNRYRKTGGSPIYNIKAVYEATKPVIITEGEIDALSVITAGGEAIALGSTTNTGRLLRELDKHRPAQPLIIALDNDKPGEKAAAELQQGLTARGIRHARANITGEAKDANQALIENKALFIQAIAEAETAAAALPIPETIATENTQDTADTKPDYKNSITKYINGQFYKDIEAYKPFRDKKTGFANLDAKAGGVYPGLYVLGAIPSLGKTTFILQLADQLAAAGEHIIYFSMEQSRFELASKSIARITAQANPQTNITSLDIRSGRITQEVIKAAEVYTKRVEDRINIIQGNYETNINTIIQEVEDYIKAYQTKPVVIIDYLQIIQGDPKARQTARDLIDENVTAIRRLCSKQSLTVIVLSSLNRSNYMTQFDYESLKESGGIEATADVVWGLQLSAISTNSIITTDKDINKKRQAIKEAKRATPRKLELVCLKNRYGKSSYSVGFNYYGANDLFLEDKHFSEDGGEDEDKIETI